A window of Esox lucius isolate fEsoLuc1 chromosome 18, fEsoLuc1.pri, whole genome shotgun sequence contains these coding sequences:
- the si:dkey-261l7.2 gene encoding uncharacterized protein si:dkey-261l7.2 translates to MPQLTATTILQLTLLLSALPVQYLISQWTGASVAQRYHATKRLLGLWAEWRKNYLNTTVWTDWLSQLMEDFTVLVSGGETEVIPAQTLDLEAMLQDNDLGFFGASRSARRPRPPFVFLRVGDVVMETSGHMVGVIVSWDPEPRAPPEWIHRLNPVTEGRKWEHTPHYKVLFSGPVPSSLLVGYLPQTRLERLPGTRPEIPTLEKYFTHFDGERFVMQPWLQEIFPED, encoded by the exons ATGCCCCAGCTAACAGCAACGACCATCTTGCAGCTCACCTTGCTGCTCTCAGCACTTCCAGTTCAGTACCTGATCTCCCAGTGGACCGGAGCCTCCGTGGCACAGCGCTATCATGCTACCAAACG ATTGCTTGGTCTGTGGGCAGAGTGGAGGAAAAACTATCTGAACACCACCGTCTGGACTGACTGGCTCTCTCAGCTTATGGAGGACTTCAC GGTGCTGGTGTCAGGAGGAGAGACGGAAGTGATACCTGCACAGACTCTTGATCTTGAGGCCATGCTGCAAGACAACGACCTCGGCTTCTTtggag CCTCTCGGTCAGCCCGTAGACCTCGACCGCCCTTTGTGTTCCTGCGTGTGGGGGATGTCGTCATGGAAACGAGTGGTCACATGGTCGGGGTGATCGTCAGCTGGGATCCAGAGCCCAGAGCCCCCCCAGAATGGATCCACAGACTGAATCCTGTCACTGAG GGTAGGAAATGGGaacacacaccccactacaAGGTGTTGTTCAGTGGTCCTGTACCGTCCTCGCTTCTAGTGGGCTACCTGCCACAGACCCGACTGGAAAGACTGCCTGGAACCAGg CCAGAAATCCCCACGCTGGAGAAGTACTTTACACACTTTGATGGAGAGAGGTTTGTTATGCAGCCCTGGCTCCAGGAGATCTTCCCTGAAGACTGA
- the LOC114829425 gene encoding E3 ubiquitin/ISG15 ligase TRIM25-like has translation MESLSCPICLEHLKEPVTTACGHSYCMDCIEGCWDQDEAKGVYRCPQCRQTFIPRPVLMKNIMLADVVENLKKTGLQVSPSAHYYAGPGDVACDVCTGRRFTAVKTCLGCLASYCNTHLQPHCQSEELKMHKLVDMSTELQDKVCSHPESQPEVICQTDQQCLCYLCTMEEHTGHERVSSETKKADKQKQLGLKQGKLHYQQRIQESERKLMELKQTMTIITDFTQSAVEDSEKIFAEMICSMERRRSEVKDMIRAQENAAARRTEGLQKILEQEIAELMRRRDAELDQLSSTEEHIPFLQTAQSLGDLVDPKGLCSPLISSALGFDDLKRKITELKKRLDHICQEEVEKMSCSAIEHHCKKCGSITPVHSVPTTPSYQVTGQEFTLNLLRKEQGFGFRMVGGYDTFEKILITDIVRHSAAHRDGRLKRGDELVAVNNVPVNQKTHEDVVALIGKAGQNGQVTLMVRRNIQTDKKVKGCNKKLCNVKQVYVNNVM, from the exons ATGGAGTCTCTTAGCTGTCCCATCTGTCTGGAACATCTGAAGGAGCCAGTCACCACTGCCTGTGGACATAGTTACTGTATGGACTGTATTGAGGGCTGCTGGGACCAAGATGAGGCTAAAGGTGTGTACAGATGCCCCCAGTGTAGACAGACCTTCATCCCAAGACCTGTTCTGATGAAGAACATCATGCTGGCTGATGTAGTGGAGAACCTGAAGAAGACAGGACTACAAGTGTCTCCTTCTGCTCACTATTATGCCGGACCTGGAGATGTAGCATGTGATGTCTGCACTGGGAGAAGGTTTACAGCTGTCAAGACCTGTCTGGGGTGTCTGGCCTCTTACTGCAACACCCATCTTCAGCCTCACTGCCAATCTGAGGAACTAAAGATGCACAAGTTGGTCGACATGTCAACAGAACTGCAGGACAAGGTCTGCTCTCATCCAGAAAGCCAGCCGGAGGTTATCTGCCAGACCGATCAGCAGTGTCTCTGTTATCTGTGCACCATGGAGGAACATACAGGCCACGAGAGAGTGTCATCTGAAACAAAGAAGGCTGACAAACAG AAACAGCTGGGTTTGAAACAGGGGAAGTTGCACTACCAGCAGAGGATCCAGGAGAGCGAAAGGAAGCTGATGGAGTTGAAACAGACTATGACCATTATCACA GACTTCACACAATCAGCTGTGGAGGACAGTGAGAAGATCTTTGCTGAGATGATCTGCTCCATGGAGAGAAGACGCTCCGAGGTGAAGGACATGATCAGAGCCCAGGAGAACGCTGCTGCCAGACGGACTGAGGGACTCCAGAAGATCCTGGAGCAGGAGATAGCGGAACTGATGAGGAGGAGAGACGCTGAGTTGGACCAGCTGTCATCCACTGAAGAGCACATTCCTTTCCTCCAG aCTGCTCAGTCTCTTGGTGACCTGGTTGATCCCAAAGGTCTATGCAGTCCCCTCATTAGCTCTGCTCTGGGGTTTGATGATCTGAAGAGGAAAATCACTGAGCTCAAGAAAAGACTGGATCACATCTGTCAAGAAGAGGTGGAGAAGATGTCCTGTTCAG CCATTGAGCACCATTGTAAAAAGTGTGGGAGCATCACTCCAGTGCACTCTGTCCCCACTACACCCTCGTACCAGGTCACAGGTCAAGAGTTCACCCTGAACCTGTTGAGGAAGGAACAGGGATTTGGGTTCAGAATGGTTGGAGGATATGACACTTTTGAGAAG ATTCTAATTACGGATATAGTGAGACACTCGGCAGCTCACCGCGACGGCCGTTTGAAGAGGGGCGATGAGCTGGTGGCGGTGAACAACGTGCCCGTGAACCAGAAAACACATGAAGACGTTGTGGCCCTGATTGGAAAGGCTGGACAGAATGGTCAGGTGACCCTGATGGTCAGGAGGAACATTCAGACGGACAAGAAAGTAAAGGGATGTAATAAAAAGTTATGTAATGTAAAGCAAGTTTATGTAAATAATGTGATGTAA